A single region of the Brachypodium distachyon strain Bd21 chromosome 3, Brachypodium_distachyon_v3.0, whole genome shotgun sequence genome encodes:
- the LOC100835745 gene encoding 60S acidic ribosomal protein P0, translated as MGIIKKKLSKTDKKHAYDKKLCQLLDEYPKVLVASANHVGSTQLAAIRRGIRGESVMLMGKNTLIRRCINVHAVDTGNENIKALVPLLQGNVGLIFTKGDLKEVREEVAKYKVGAPARVGLIAPIDVVVPAGNTGLDPTQTSFFQVLNIPTKINKGTVEIIANVDLIKKGDKVGSSEAALLAKLGIRPFSYGLVITQVYDDGSVFSPEVLDLTEEDLMERFASGVSMVASLSLAVSYPTMAAAPHMFLNGYKNVLAVALETDYSYPHADQIKEYLKDPSKFAVAAPVAAAPSGGAAAAAEEEKKEESDGESDAEGLGLSLFDD; from the exons ATGgggatcatcaagaagaagctgTCGAAGACCGACAAGAAGCACGCGTACGACAAGAAACTGTGCCAGCTCCTCGACGAGTACCCCAAGGTGCTCGTCGCGTCGGCGAACCACGTCGGCTCCACCCAGCTCGCGGCCATCCGCAGGGGCATCCGCGGCGAGTCCGTCATGCTCATGGGGAAGAACACCCTCATCCGCCGCTGCATCAACGTCCACGCCGTGGACACGGGCAACGAGAACATCAAGGCACTCGTACCCCTCCTCCAA GGAAACGTCGGTCTCATCTTCACCAAGGGTGACCTCAAGGAGGTGCGCGAGGAGGTCGCCAAGTACAAG GTTGGAGCACCTGCTCGTGTTGGTCTGATTGCTCCAATCGACGTGGTGGTTCCCGCTGGAAATACTGGTCTGGATCCCACCCAAACTTCGTTTTTCCAG GTTCTTAACATCCCCACCAAGATcaacaagggcactgtggaaATCATTGCAAACGTGGACCTGATCAAGAAGGGTGACAAGGTGGGCTCGTCCGAGGCTGCCCTGCTTGCCAAGCTCGGTATCCGGCCATTCTCGTATGGACTTGTGATCACCCAGGTCTACGACGATGGGTCCGTCTTCAGTCCTGAGGTTCTTGACCTCACCGAGGAAGACCTTATGGAGAGGTTTGCGTCTGGTGTTTCCATGGTTGCCTCACTGTCCCTGGCCGTCTCGTACCCAACTATGGCTGCTGCTCCACACATGTTCCTCAATGGGTACAAGAACGTGCTTGCTGTTGCTTTGGAGACAGATTACTCGTACCCTCATGCTGATCAGATCAAGGAGTATCTCAAG GACCCCAGCAAGTTTGCCGTTGCTGCTCCGGTTGCTGCCGCGCCGTCTGGTGGTGCTGCGGctgccgccgaggaggagaagaaagaggaatCCGACGGTGAATCTGACGCTGAGGGACTAGGCTTGAGCCTGTTCGACGACTGA
- the LOC100836051 gene encoding uncharacterized protein LOC100836051 isoform X2 yields the protein MATDPDIDMADLASLDVLASSSSSAAAAPAPSTRFSLKGKSKGKPKPKPKPKPEPERVPEPESKPQDEPRGTEAAPPEDGVDAMETDGVAASVGTDGMNHDEDFLVREIDVYFTPKPFDDDTMLYIMQYPLRPCWRPYELNEICKEVRVKPRCSKVEVDLDIDTDSGNYDSDVSSSSKLTKQTLSSSEAADVSDYAVGVLSGNLVHLNHIDAVMQLRPSMSHLNSVQSHTKQPVQQRETNGTPTVTSIKSNGLSDGSKDCIEESEPWISLAYEPAGSDAASKYLDEMVSNEGSPIGFNMSTSDYWMSLCPGAPTGRKNINKCQAIREMLVLPLEDRLKKWFTEVSQVSRFDALMHLAPTYSEEDILKILPMYADLVRGLWVCKSSLLYDDELGCKRDKIVFEFTKKESVPMKYIDRLIRDDRTRHMILNPLCKKREKLEDYKFIAEADSSFIKRYSHIVNEQEIAWSVRGTTMSDLQETCSTTEQRKTKNSTRSNIIAKGRDQIIGKAKDVQGSENPVKIVLDIVFTTNKVRSFAAVVRDLRHLAAKYASDRKDGARFQTLSNAAKTCVSLSPKELDASIRLVAVLVHDVYIQKTEDKATLRNVLIKLFRDRDPNGTVNKQEILDYAGKVLKKEISEKEYHQMCNFI from the exons ATGGCGACCGACCCCGACATCGACATGGCCGACCTCGCCTCCCTCGACGTCCTcgcctcgtcctcctcttccgccgccgccgcccccgccccctccACCCGCTTCAGCCTCAAGGGCAAGAGCAAGGGCaagccgaagccgaagccgaagcccaaACCTGAACCGGAGCGGGTGCCGGAGCCCGAGTCCAAACCTCAGGATGAACCCCGCGGCACGGAGGCCGCGCCTCCGGAGGATGGCGTGGACGCGATGGAGACGGACGGGGTGGCTGCGAGCGTCGGCACGGATGGGATGAATCATGATGAGGACTTCTTGGTGAGGGAGATCGACGTGTATTTCACGCCCAAGCCCTTCGACGATGACACCATG CTTTACATTATGCAATATCCACTGAGGCCATGCTGGCGTCCGTATGAGCTTAATGAAATATGTAAGGAG GTTCGCGTGAAGCCACGGTGTTCAAAAGTTGAAGTGGATTTGGATATTGATACAGACAGTGGTAATTATGACTCAGATGTCTCTTCATCTTCCAAACTAACAAAGCAG ACATTATCATCATCGGAAGCGGCTGACGTGTCTGATTATGCAGTTGGGGTTCTTAGTGGCAACTTG GTTCATTTGAATCATATTGATGCAGTAATGCAACTGCGACCATCAATGTCACATCTAAATTCTGTTCAATCACATACTAAGCAGCCTGTACAACAGAGAGAAACAAATGGTACTCCAACGGTTACATCTATTAAG AGTAATGGGCTCTCAGATGGTTCCAAGGACTGTATTGAAGAATCTGAG CCGTGGATTTCTCTAGCTTATGAACCAGCTGGGAGTGATGCTGCAAGCAAGTACCTTGATGAGATGGTATCAAACGAGGGCAGCCCTATAGGTTTCAACATGAGCAC ATCCGATTATTGGATGTCATTGTGTCCTGGAGCACCGACAGGCCGCAAGAACATTAACAAATGCCAAGCAATAAG GGAGATGCTTGTACTGCCACTTGAAGACCGCCTGAAGAAATGGTTCACTGAG GTATCGCAAGTGAGTCGATTTGATGCTCTAATGCATCTTGCTCCAACCTATTCGGAGGAAGACATTTTGAAAATTCTTCCAATGTATGCGGATTTGGTGCGTGGATTATGGGTCTGCAAAAGTTCTTTATTGTATGATGATGAACTTGGTTGCAAAAGGGATAAAATTGTTtttgaatttacaaaaaaGGAATCTGTACCCATGAAATACATAGACAGACTGATCAGAGATGACCGAACAAGGCACATGATATTGAATCCACTCTgtaagaaaagggaaaagctTGAAGACTATAAATTTATAGCAGAAGCAGATTCATCCTTCATAAAACGTTATTCCCACATAGTCAATGAGCAAGAGATCGCCTGGTCAGTTCGTGGGACAACTATGTCTGACCTCCAAGAGACATGCAGCACTACTGAACAAAGGAAAACCAAGAATTCAACCAGGTCTAACATTATTGCAAAAGGGCGTGACCAAATTATTGGTAAGGCCAAGGATGTTCAAGGAAGTGAAAACCCTGTGAAGATCGTCTTGGATATTGTTTTCACTACCAACAAAGTTCGCAG CTTTGCAGCAGTCGTTAGAGATTTGAGGCACTTGGCAGCAAAATATGCCTCTGACAGGAAGGATGGAGCACGGTTCCAAACTCTGTCAAATGCTGCAAAAACTTGTGTTTCACTCTCTCCTAAAGAGCTTGATGCTTCAATACGTCTTGTTGCTGTTCTTGTTCATGATGTTTACATCCAAAAGACTGAGGACAAGGCTACTCTACG AAATGTGCTCATTAAGCTCTTCCGTGATAGAGATCCCAATGGAACGGTAAACAAGCAGGAAATACTTGATTATGCTGGGAAGGTGctaaagaaagaaattagTGAAAAAGAATATCATCAG ATGTGTAATTTCATATAG
- the LOC100836051 gene encoding uncharacterized protein LOC100836051 isoform X1 has translation MATDPDIDMADLASLDVLASSSSSAAAAPAPSTRFSLKGKSKGKPKPKPKPKPEPERVPEPESKPQDEPRGTEAAPPEDGVDAMETDGVAASVGTDGMNHDEDFLVREIDVYFTPKPFDDDTMLYIMQYPLRPCWRPYELNEICKEVRVKPRCSKVEVDLDIDTDSGNYDSDVSSSSKLTKQTLSSSEAADVSDYAVGVLSGNLVHLNHIDAVMQLRPSMSHLNSVQSHTKQPVQQRETNGTPTVTSIKSNGLSDGSKDCIEESEPWISLAYEPAGSDAASKYLDEMVSNEGSPIGFNMSTSDYWMSLCPGAPTGRKNINKCQAIREMLVLPLEDRLKKWFTEVSQVSRFDALMHLAPTYSEEDILKILPMYADLVRGLWVCKSSLLYDDELGCKRDKIVFEFTKKESVPMKYIDRLIRDDRTRHMILNPLCKKREKLEDYKFIAEADSSFIKRYSHIVNEQEIAWSVRGTTMSDLQETCSTTEQRKTKNSTRSNIIAKGRDQIIGKAKDVQGSENPVKIVLDIVFTTNKVRSFAAVVRDLRHLAAKYASDRKDGARFQTLSNAAKTCVSLSPKELDASIRLVAVLVHDVYIQKTEDKATLRNVLIKLFRDRDPNGTVNKQEILDYAGKVLKKEISEKEYHQAVSEICISTEEGQLVLKNGDT, from the exons ATGGCGACCGACCCCGACATCGACATGGCCGACCTCGCCTCCCTCGACGTCCTcgcctcgtcctcctcttccgccgccgccgcccccgccccctccACCCGCTTCAGCCTCAAGGGCAAGAGCAAGGGCaagccgaagccgaagccgaagcccaaACCTGAACCGGAGCGGGTGCCGGAGCCCGAGTCCAAACCTCAGGATGAACCCCGCGGCACGGAGGCCGCGCCTCCGGAGGATGGCGTGGACGCGATGGAGACGGACGGGGTGGCTGCGAGCGTCGGCACGGATGGGATGAATCATGATGAGGACTTCTTGGTGAGGGAGATCGACGTGTATTTCACGCCCAAGCCCTTCGACGATGACACCATG CTTTACATTATGCAATATCCACTGAGGCCATGCTGGCGTCCGTATGAGCTTAATGAAATATGTAAGGAG GTTCGCGTGAAGCCACGGTGTTCAAAAGTTGAAGTGGATTTGGATATTGATACAGACAGTGGTAATTATGACTCAGATGTCTCTTCATCTTCCAAACTAACAAAGCAG ACATTATCATCATCGGAAGCGGCTGACGTGTCTGATTATGCAGTTGGGGTTCTTAGTGGCAACTTG GTTCATTTGAATCATATTGATGCAGTAATGCAACTGCGACCATCAATGTCACATCTAAATTCTGTTCAATCACATACTAAGCAGCCTGTACAACAGAGAGAAACAAATGGTACTCCAACGGTTACATCTATTAAG AGTAATGGGCTCTCAGATGGTTCCAAGGACTGTATTGAAGAATCTGAG CCGTGGATTTCTCTAGCTTATGAACCAGCTGGGAGTGATGCTGCAAGCAAGTACCTTGATGAGATGGTATCAAACGAGGGCAGCCCTATAGGTTTCAACATGAGCAC ATCCGATTATTGGATGTCATTGTGTCCTGGAGCACCGACAGGCCGCAAGAACATTAACAAATGCCAAGCAATAAG GGAGATGCTTGTACTGCCACTTGAAGACCGCCTGAAGAAATGGTTCACTGAG GTATCGCAAGTGAGTCGATTTGATGCTCTAATGCATCTTGCTCCAACCTATTCGGAGGAAGACATTTTGAAAATTCTTCCAATGTATGCGGATTTGGTGCGTGGATTATGGGTCTGCAAAAGTTCTTTATTGTATGATGATGAACTTGGTTGCAAAAGGGATAAAATTGTTtttgaatttacaaaaaaGGAATCTGTACCCATGAAATACATAGACAGACTGATCAGAGATGACCGAACAAGGCACATGATATTGAATCCACTCTgtaagaaaagggaaaagctTGAAGACTATAAATTTATAGCAGAAGCAGATTCATCCTTCATAAAACGTTATTCCCACATAGTCAATGAGCAAGAGATCGCCTGGTCAGTTCGTGGGACAACTATGTCTGACCTCCAAGAGACATGCAGCACTACTGAACAAAGGAAAACCAAGAATTCAACCAGGTCTAACATTATTGCAAAAGGGCGTGACCAAATTATTGGTAAGGCCAAGGATGTTCAAGGAAGTGAAAACCCTGTGAAGATCGTCTTGGATATTGTTTTCACTACCAACAAAGTTCGCAG CTTTGCAGCAGTCGTTAGAGATTTGAGGCACTTGGCAGCAAAATATGCCTCTGACAGGAAGGATGGAGCACGGTTCCAAACTCTGTCAAATGCTGCAAAAACTTGTGTTTCACTCTCTCCTAAAGAGCTTGATGCTTCAATACGTCTTGTTGCTGTTCTTGTTCATGATGTTTACATCCAAAAGACTGAGGACAAGGCTACTCTACG AAATGTGCTCATTAAGCTCTTCCGTGATAGAGATCCCAATGGAACGGTAAACAAGCAGGAAATACTTGATTATGCTGGGAAGGTGctaaagaaagaaattagTGAAAAAGAATATCATCAG GCTGTGAGTGAGATCTGCATCTCAACTGAAGAAGGGCAGTTGGTATTGAAGAATGGTGATACCTGA
- the LOC100836051 gene encoding uncharacterized protein LOC100836051 isoform X3: MATDPDIDMADLASLDVLASSSSSAAAAPAPSTRFSLKGKSKGKPKPKPKPKPEPERVPEPESKPQDEPRGTEAAPPEDGVDAMETDGVAASVGTDGMNHDEDFLVREIDVYFTPKPFDDDTMLYIMQYPLRPCWRPYELNEICKEVRVKPRCSKVEVDLDIDTDSGNYDSDVSSSSKLTKQTLSSSEAADVSDYAVGVLSGNLVHLNHIDAVMQLRPSMSHLNSVQSHTKQPVQQRETNGTPTVTSIKSNGLSDGSKDCIEESEPWISLAYEPAGSDAASKYLDEMVSNEGSPIGFNMSTSDYWMSLCPGAPTGRKNINKCQAIREMLVLPLEDRLKKWFTEVSQVSRFDALMHLAPTYSEEDILKILPMYADLVRGLWVCKSSLLYDDELGCKRDKIVFEFTKKESVPMKYIDRLIRDDRTRHMILNPLCKKREKLEDYKFIAEADSSFIKRYSHIVNEQEIAWSVRGTTMSDLQETCSTTEQRKTKNSTRSNIIAKGRDQIIGKAKDVQGSENPVKIVLDIVFTTNKVRRLV, from the exons ATGGCGACCGACCCCGACATCGACATGGCCGACCTCGCCTCCCTCGACGTCCTcgcctcgtcctcctcttccgccgccgccgcccccgccccctccACCCGCTTCAGCCTCAAGGGCAAGAGCAAGGGCaagccgaagccgaagccgaagcccaaACCTGAACCGGAGCGGGTGCCGGAGCCCGAGTCCAAACCTCAGGATGAACCCCGCGGCACGGAGGCCGCGCCTCCGGAGGATGGCGTGGACGCGATGGAGACGGACGGGGTGGCTGCGAGCGTCGGCACGGATGGGATGAATCATGATGAGGACTTCTTGGTGAGGGAGATCGACGTGTATTTCACGCCCAAGCCCTTCGACGATGACACCATG CTTTACATTATGCAATATCCACTGAGGCCATGCTGGCGTCCGTATGAGCTTAATGAAATATGTAAGGAG GTTCGCGTGAAGCCACGGTGTTCAAAAGTTGAAGTGGATTTGGATATTGATACAGACAGTGGTAATTATGACTCAGATGTCTCTTCATCTTCCAAACTAACAAAGCAG ACATTATCATCATCGGAAGCGGCTGACGTGTCTGATTATGCAGTTGGGGTTCTTAGTGGCAACTTG GTTCATTTGAATCATATTGATGCAGTAATGCAACTGCGACCATCAATGTCACATCTAAATTCTGTTCAATCACATACTAAGCAGCCTGTACAACAGAGAGAAACAAATGGTACTCCAACGGTTACATCTATTAAG AGTAATGGGCTCTCAGATGGTTCCAAGGACTGTATTGAAGAATCTGAG CCGTGGATTTCTCTAGCTTATGAACCAGCTGGGAGTGATGCTGCAAGCAAGTACCTTGATGAGATGGTATCAAACGAGGGCAGCCCTATAGGTTTCAACATGAGCAC ATCCGATTATTGGATGTCATTGTGTCCTGGAGCACCGACAGGCCGCAAGAACATTAACAAATGCCAAGCAATAAG GGAGATGCTTGTACTGCCACTTGAAGACCGCCTGAAGAAATGGTTCACTGAG GTATCGCAAGTGAGTCGATTTGATGCTCTAATGCATCTTGCTCCAACCTATTCGGAGGAAGACATTTTGAAAATTCTTCCAATGTATGCGGATTTGGTGCGTGGATTATGGGTCTGCAAAAGTTCTTTATTGTATGATGATGAACTTGGTTGCAAAAGGGATAAAATTGTTtttgaatttacaaaaaaGGAATCTGTACCCATGAAATACATAGACAGACTGATCAGAGATGACCGAACAAGGCACATGATATTGAATCCACTCTgtaagaaaagggaaaagctTGAAGACTATAAATTTATAGCAGAAGCAGATTCATCCTTCATAAAACGTTATTCCCACATAGTCAATGAGCAAGAGATCGCCTGGTCAGTTCGTGGGACAACTATGTCTGACCTCCAAGAGACATGCAGCACTACTGAACAAAGGAAAACCAAGAATTCAACCAGGTCTAACATTATTGCAAAAGGGCGTGACCAAATTATTGGTAAGGCCAAGGATGTTCAAGGAAGTGAAAACCCTGTGAAGATCGTCTTGGATATTGTTTTCACTACCAACAAAGTTCGCAG ACTAGTATGA
- the LOC100834209 gene encoding uncharacterized protein LOC100834209 isoform X3, which yields MAGVEEDEGEVAALREALRQQRQAVEALKAELEEERQAASSGADEALAMILRLQAEKAAERMEADQFRRVAEERILHDEDSLAFLKAVVFSQEMDIASLKNRLTAVNGGNGDDGLPWLRRLAKNATLPAARLEELCGPDLQAPPPRQLQRSASQSHHRLRRAQSCYSAQCLGISIPVRGNVYEKFEAPESVAWHVPPPPTRSSRRSSPEIISEEEDDAMVSTTRRGKNGDHAAVAELGAEIGQIKCGVEKLATELSRMREATVSRGEAQARLLGEICGKLDDMNDNRDQQNVQGGKNRVASREEGSSSSSSSKGVVGLLPQSELLMNHFIEVM from the exons ATGgccggagttgaagaagacgaaggcgaggtggcggcgctgcgggAGGCGCTGCGGCAGCAGAggcaggcggtggaggcgctgaaggcggagctggaggaggagcggcaggCGGCGTCGTCAGGCGCCGATGAGGCGCTGGCCATGATCCTGCGGCTGCAggcggagaaggcggcggagcGGATGGAGGCGGATCAGTTCCGGCGCGTGGCGGAGGAGCGGATCCTCCACGACGAGGACTCCCTGGCGTTCCTCAAGGCCGTCGTCTTCAGCCAGGAGATGGACATCGCCTCCCTCAAGAACCGCCTCACGGCCGTCAATGGCGGCAATGGCGACGACGGCCTCCCCTGGCTGAGGCGGCTGGCCAAGAACGCCACTCTGCCCGCGGCGCGGCTCGAGGAGCTCTGCGGCCCGGATCtccaggcgccgccgccgaggcagcTGCAGCGGTCGGCGTCCCAGTCCCACCACCGTCTTCGGCGAGCGCAGAGCTGCTACTCCGCGCAATGTTTGGGTATCTCGATCCCTGTTCGAGGAAATGTCTACGAGAAGTTCGAAGCGCCGGAGAGCGTCGCCTGGCAcgtccctcctcctccgacgagaTCCAGCAGGAGGTCTTCCCCGGAGATAATctccgaggaagaagacgacgccATGGTCTCCACCACGCGCCGCGGCAAGAATGGAGATCACGCCGCCGTTGCTGAGCTCGGAGCTGAGATTGGGCAGATCAAATGCGGTGTTGAGAAACTCGCGACGGAGCTGAGCAGGATGAGGGAAGCCACCGTGTCCCGAGGGGAAGCCCAGGCGCGGTTGCTGGGTGAGATCTGCGGGAAGCTCGACGACATGAATGACAACAGGGACCAACAGAATGTTCAAGGAGGCAAGAATAGAGTGGCTAGCAGAGAGGAAGggagttcttcttcttcttcctccaaggGTGTGGTGGGTCTGCTGCCGCAGAGTGAGCTCCTGATGAACCATTTCATTGAG GTGATGTGA
- the LOC100834209 gene encoding uncharacterized protein LOC100834209 isoform X2, giving the protein MAGVEEDEGEVAALREALRQQRQAVEALKAELEEERQAASSGADEALAMILRLQAEKAAERMEADQFRRVAEERILHDEDSLAFLKAVVFSQEMDIASLKNRLTAVNGGNGDDGLPWLRRLAKNATLPAARLEELCGPDLQAPPPRQLQRSASQSHHRLRRAQSCYSAQCLGISIPVRGNVYEKFEAPESVAWHVPPPPTRSSRRSSPEIISEEEDDAMVSTTRRGKNGDHAAVAELGAEIGQIKCGVEKLATELSRMREATVSRGEAQARLLGEICGKLDDMNDNRDQQNVQGGKNRVASREEGSSSSSSSKGVVGLLPQSELLMNHFIEAMMYIP; this is encoded by the exons ATGgccggagttgaagaagacgaaggcgaggtggcggcgctgcgggAGGCGCTGCGGCAGCAGAggcaggcggtggaggcgctgaaggcggagctggaggaggagcggcaggCGGCGTCGTCAGGCGCCGATGAGGCGCTGGCCATGATCCTGCGGCTGCAggcggagaaggcggcggagcGGATGGAGGCGGATCAGTTCCGGCGCGTGGCGGAGGAGCGGATCCTCCACGACGAGGACTCCCTGGCGTTCCTCAAGGCCGTCGTCTTCAGCCAGGAGATGGACATCGCCTCCCTCAAGAACCGCCTCACGGCCGTCAATGGCGGCAATGGCGACGACGGCCTCCCCTGGCTGAGGCGGCTGGCCAAGAACGCCACTCTGCCCGCGGCGCGGCTCGAGGAGCTCTGCGGCCCGGATCtccaggcgccgccgccgaggcagcTGCAGCGGTCGGCGTCCCAGTCCCACCACCGTCTTCGGCGAGCGCAGAGCTGCTACTCCGCGCAATGTTTGGGTATCTCGATCCCTGTTCGAGGAAATGTCTACGAGAAGTTCGAAGCGCCGGAGAGCGTCGCCTGGCAcgtccctcctcctccgacgagaTCCAGCAGGAGGTCTTCCCCGGAGATAATctccgaggaagaagacgacgccATGGTCTCCACCACGCGCCGCGGCAAGAATGGAGATCACGCCGCCGTTGCTGAGCTCGGAGCTGAGATTGGGCAGATCAAATGCGGTGTTGAGAAACTCGCGACGGAGCTGAGCAGGATGAGGGAAGCCACCGTGTCCCGAGGGGAAGCCCAGGCGCGGTTGCTGGGTGAGATCTGCGGGAAGCTCGACGACATGAATGACAACAGGGACCAACAGAATGTTCAAGGAGGCAAGAATAGAGTGGCTAGCAGAGAGGAAGggagttcttcttcttcttcctccaaggGTGTGGTGGGTCTGCTGCCGCAGAGTGAGCTCCTGATGAACCATTTCATTGAG GCGATGATGTACATACCGTGA
- the LOC100834209 gene encoding uncharacterized protein LOC100834209 isoform X1 — protein MAGVEEDEGEVAALREALRQQRQAVEALKAELEEERQAASSGADEALAMILRLQAEKAAERMEADQFRRVAEERILHDEDSLAFLKAVVFSQEMDIASLKNRLTAVNGGNGDDGLPWLRRLAKNATLPAARLEELCGPDLQAPPPRQLQRSASQSHHRLRRAQSCYSAQCLGISIPVRGNVYEKFEAPESVAWHVPPPPTRSSRRSSPEIISEEEDDAMVSTTRRGKNGDHAAVAELGAEIGQIKCGVEKLATELSRMREATVSRGEAQARLLGEICGKLDDMNDNRDQQNVQGGKNRVASREEGSSSSSSSKGVVGLLPQSELLMNHFIEVCALLVSSALLAKKPLLLRCSLILVLAMVLTKVLMD, from the coding sequence ATGgccggagttgaagaagacgaaggcgaggtggcggcgctgcgggAGGCGCTGCGGCAGCAGAggcaggcggtggaggcgctgaaggcggagctggaggaggagcggcaggCGGCGTCGTCAGGCGCCGATGAGGCGCTGGCCATGATCCTGCGGCTGCAggcggagaaggcggcggagcGGATGGAGGCGGATCAGTTCCGGCGCGTGGCGGAGGAGCGGATCCTCCACGACGAGGACTCCCTGGCGTTCCTCAAGGCCGTCGTCTTCAGCCAGGAGATGGACATCGCCTCCCTCAAGAACCGCCTCACGGCCGTCAATGGCGGCAATGGCGACGACGGCCTCCCCTGGCTGAGGCGGCTGGCCAAGAACGCCACTCTGCCCGCGGCGCGGCTCGAGGAGCTCTGCGGCCCGGATCtccaggcgccgccgccgaggcagcTGCAGCGGTCGGCGTCCCAGTCCCACCACCGTCTTCGGCGAGCGCAGAGCTGCTACTCCGCGCAATGTTTGGGTATCTCGATCCCTGTTCGAGGAAATGTCTACGAGAAGTTCGAAGCGCCGGAGAGCGTCGCCTGGCAcgtccctcctcctccgacgagaTCCAGCAGGAGGTCTTCCCCGGAGATAATctccgaggaagaagacgacgccATGGTCTCCACCACGCGCCGCGGCAAGAATGGAGATCACGCCGCCGTTGCTGAGCTCGGAGCTGAGATTGGGCAGATCAAATGCGGTGTTGAGAAACTCGCGACGGAGCTGAGCAGGATGAGGGAAGCCACCGTGTCCCGAGGGGAAGCCCAGGCGCGGTTGCTGGGTGAGATCTGCGGGAAGCTCGACGACATGAATGACAACAGGGACCAACAGAATGTTCAAGGAGGCAAGAATAGAGTGGCTAGCAGAGAGGAAGggagttcttcttcttcttcctccaaggGTGTGGTGGGTCTGCTGCCGCAGAGTGAGCTCCTGATGAACCATTTCATTGAGGTATGTGCCCTACTCGTCTCCTCTGCTCTCCTTGCTAAGAAGCCCTTGCTCCTTAGGTGCTCCCTGATTTTGGTCCTAGCCATGGTGCTCACAAAAGTTTTGATGGATTAG